A single genomic interval of Argopecten irradians isolate NY chromosome 8, Ai_NY, whole genome shotgun sequence harbors:
- the LOC138329648 gene encoding myoneurin-like isoform X30 translates to MNYQKVYMNQIHSSSLLCQLSEMWKNQLLCDAIIKTGQIITKAHRVVLVAACPMLQSMENAAAGSHLEVRLAADIKQDSVNTFLQYLYEGFMMLTEENVRDVEKIARLLQVDSVIKCVADFYKCMHAKTGIAFPGTQFKYNFNDLIEFRHVRVTDLQKTVHDGAGKRMSDFPRPGSPGSKRPRLNRGGSPSDVTVIGADKADDTASMSHSYMAGPPDPWDRVPKLGSGMGRHGATGRSNSQPGVIEIVEESIELVQTEPPEKDSGQSSSRSSQKTSSVSIAIASQYNTDPDLSIVNVTEKPSSATQPPGPSSSSSTPQHGSITVSPLTVFQDSQHAQSSPSSSSSSRDMPGLASSSSSSDRQTSFRQEQPFSGFSQKSDDSLYSPSKHHQPRTSEPHTTSTPQQRAPFPVSMAPSASLGKPFAAGSAMQAMPTSSPVGSSHSSPAPSKPRPTPPPTQSMGIPDSSSLPMDVGHTGDDGKGKNTKIEQADSMQESTSDLTPDLSIVKVEAALGEGETGGLDMHVDMAEQSIMQMQAGTSHQEEFEEPSDAEIEEWAREEMSNEGANMSGDPNSSWYMGSYKGTHTFEAERYVGTSFPCENCKLVYSAAEDLKTHQKSHGLGPEFSCEVCYTEFRDSEQLKNHMVYNHGNQFKHLCFNCGRAFKSYPSFNNHKRLFHRPDVQCPICDICGKIFPYESNLQFHYKRHLEVREYSCQICGKSYKYKQSLKEHICS, encoded by the exons ATGAATTACCAGAAGGTTTACATGAACCAGATCCACTCCAGCTCCCTGCTGTGTCAGCTGTCCGAAATGTGGAAAAATCAACTGTTATGTGACGCTATCATCAAAACCGGTCAAATCATTACTAAA GCCCACCGAGTTGTACTGGTGGCAGCTTGTCCTATGCTACAGTCTATGGAAAACGCAGCAGCAGGCTCGCATCTAGAAGTTCGTCTAGCAGCCGACATCAAACAAGACTCTGTCAACACATTCCTACAGTATTTATATGAAGGATTCATGATGTTAACAGAAGAAAATGTTCGTGACGTTGAGAAAATAGCCAGACTTTTACAAGTAGACAGTGTTATCAAATGTGTCGCAGACTTTTACAAATGCATGCATGCCAAAACTGGCATTGCCTTTCCTGGTACTCAGTTTAAATACAACTTCAATGATCTGATAGAATTCCGCCATGTCCGTGTAACAGACTTACAAAAAACAGTCCACGATGGAGCAGGAAAGCGAATGTCAGATTTCCCCAGGCCAGGAAGTCCAGGAAGTAAGCGACCAAGGCTAAACAGAGGAGGCAGTCCCTCTGATGTGACTGTGATAGGGGCAGACAAAGCTGATGATACAGCCAGTATGTCCCATAGTTACATGGCTGGACCCCCAGATCCCTGGGACAGAGTCCCTAAACTCGGCTCAGGCATGGGTCGTCATGGTGCTACTGGGAGGTCAAACTCCCAGCCTGGTGTGATAGAAATTGTGGAAGAAAGTATTGAACTTGTACAGACAGAGCCGCCAGAAAAAGATTCTGGTCAATCTTCATCTCGTTCATCACAGAAAACTTCATCAGTATCCATCGCCATCGCTAGTCAATATAACACAGATCCAGATCTTAGTATTGTAAATGTTACCGAGAAACCCTCATCAGCGACACAACCGCCTGGACCAAGTAGTTCCTCCTCCACACCTCAGCATGGTTCTATTACAGTTAGTCCCTTAACAGTATTCCAGGATTCACAACATGCACAATCATCGCCATCCTCATCTTCATCCTCACGAGATATGCCAGGTCTTGcctcttcatcatcatcatcagaccGTCAAACCTCGTTTAGACAGGAACAACCATTCTCAGGATTTTCACAGAAATCGGATGACAGTTTATATTCTCCTTCTAAACATCACCAGCCTCGTACCTCAGAACCTCACACGACCAGCACTCCTCAACAACGTGCACCATTCCCCGTTTCCATGGCACCCTCGGCAAGTCTAGGAAAGCCATTTGCAGCAGGAAGTGCCATGCAAGCAATGCCGACCAGCTCACCCGTAGGATCTTCCCATAGTTCTCCTGCCCCAAGTAAACCCAGACCAACACCGCCACCTACACAGTCCATGGGTATACCCGATTCCAGTTCTTTACCCATGGATGTTGGTCATACTGGAGACGATGGAAAAGGCAAAAA TACGAAAATTGAACAAGCCGATTCCATGCAAGAAAGCACGTCTGACTTGACTCCAGACTTAAGTATAGTAAAGGTGGAGGCAGCTCTGGGTGAAGGTGAAACGGGAGGACTGGACATGCACGTTGATATGGCTGAACAAAGTATAATGCAAATGCAAGCTGGCACATCACATCAGGAGGAATTTGAAGAACCGAGTGACGCGGAAATAGAGGAATGGGCCCGAGAGGAAATGTCAAATGAAGGTGCTAATATGAGTGGCGATCCAAACAGTTCTTGGTATATGGGCTCTTACAAAG GTACACACACATTTGAAGCTGAAAGATATGTCGGTACATCATTTCCATGTGAAAATTGCAAACTTGTGTATTCTGCTGCTGAAGACTTAAAGACACATCAGAAATCACATGGATTAGGTCCTGAATTTAGCTGTGAAGTGTGCTACACCGAATTCAGAGACTCCGAACAACTGAAAAATCACATGGTATATAACCATGGAAACCAATTCAAACACTTGTGCTTTAACTGTGGCAGGGCGTTCAAATCTTACCCATCTTTTAACAATCACAAACGCTTGTTCCATAGGCCTGATGTCCAGTGTCCGATCTGTGATATATGTGGCAAGATCTTTCCCTATGAAAGTAACCTACAGTTTCATTACAAAAGACATCTAGAGGTTCGGGAGTACTCTTGTCAGATATGTGGCAAATCCTACAAGTATAAGCAGTCTTTGAAGGAACACATTTGTTCCTAG
- the LOC138329648 gene encoding myoneurin-like isoform X26, with protein MNYQKVYMNQIHSSSLLCQLSEMWKNQLLCDAIIKTGQIITKAHRVVLVAACPMLQSMENAAAGSHLEVRLAADIKQDSVNTFLQYLYEGFMMLTEENVRDVEKIARLLQVDSVIKCVADFYKCMHAKTGIAFPGTQFKYNFNDLIEFRHVRVTDLQKTVHDGAGKRMSDFPRPGSPGSKRPRLNRGGSPSDVTVIGADKADDTASMSHSYMAGPPDPWDRVPKLGSGMGRHGATGRSNSQPGVIEIVEESIELVQTEPPEKDSGQSSSRSSQKTSSVSIAIASQYNTDPDLSIVNVTEKPSSATQPPGPSSSSSTPQHGSITVSPLTVFQDSQHAQSSPSSSSSSRDMPGLASSSSSSDRQTSFRQEQPFSGFSQKSDDSLYSPSKHHQPRTSEPHTTSTPQQRAPFPVSMAPSASLGKPFAAGSAMQAMPTSSPVGSSHSSPAPSKPRPTPPPTQSMGIPDSSSLPMDVGHTGDDGKGKNTKIEQADSMQESTSDLTPDLSIVKVEAALGEGETGGLDMHVDMAEQSIMQMQAGTSHQEEFEEPSDAEIEEWAREEMSNEGANMSGDPNSSWYMGSYKGSSVGDRFPLPPGVDTSPSGIYKCGICNVGFESREKLDEHKKIHSLSGFLCHVPPCPKRFTNPMFLKDHLLKDHGCSYVHFCLDCGKGFKSSVGYNNHHKLYHGGAQGCPSCHICGKIFPTKSNLLVHLKKHSIDRPFTCQKCGKSYKYKQTYKDHYCN; from the exons ATGAATTACCAGAAGGTTTACATGAACCAGATCCACTCCAGCTCCCTGCTGTGTCAGCTGTCCGAAATGTGGAAAAATCAACTGTTATGTGACGCTATCATCAAAACCGGTCAAATCATTACTAAA GCCCACCGAGTTGTACTGGTGGCAGCTTGTCCTATGCTACAGTCTATGGAAAACGCAGCAGCAGGCTCGCATCTAGAAGTTCGTCTAGCAGCCGACATCAAACAAGACTCTGTCAACACATTCCTACAGTATTTATATGAAGGATTCATGATGTTAACAGAAGAAAATGTTCGTGACGTTGAGAAAATAGCCAGACTTTTACAAGTAGACAGTGTTATCAAATGTGTCGCAGACTTTTACAAATGCATGCATGCCAAAACTGGCATTGCCTTTCCTGGTACTCAGTTTAAATACAACTTCAATGATCTGATAGAATTCCGCCATGTCCGTGTAACAGACTTACAAAAAACAGTCCACGATGGAGCAGGAAAGCGAATGTCAGATTTCCCCAGGCCAGGAAGTCCAGGAAGTAAGCGACCAAGGCTAAACAGAGGAGGCAGTCCCTCTGATGTGACTGTGATAGGGGCAGACAAAGCTGATGATACAGCCAGTATGTCCCATAGTTACATGGCTGGACCCCCAGATCCCTGGGACAGAGTCCCTAAACTCGGCTCAGGCATGGGTCGTCATGGTGCTACTGGGAGGTCAAACTCCCAGCCTGGTGTGATAGAAATTGTGGAAGAAAGTATTGAACTTGTACAGACAGAGCCGCCAGAAAAAGATTCTGGTCAATCTTCATCTCGTTCATCACAGAAAACTTCATCAGTATCCATCGCCATCGCTAGTCAATATAACACAGATCCAGATCTTAGTATTGTAAATGTTACCGAGAAACCCTCATCAGCGACACAACCGCCTGGACCAAGTAGTTCCTCCTCCACACCTCAGCATGGTTCTATTACAGTTAGTCCCTTAACAGTATTCCAGGATTCACAACATGCACAATCATCGCCATCCTCATCTTCATCCTCACGAGATATGCCAGGTCTTGcctcttcatcatcatcatcagaccGTCAAACCTCGTTTAGACAGGAACAACCATTCTCAGGATTTTCACAGAAATCGGATGACAGTTTATATTCTCCTTCTAAACATCACCAGCCTCGTACCTCAGAACCTCACACGACCAGCACTCCTCAACAACGTGCACCATTCCCCGTTTCCATGGCACCCTCGGCAAGTCTAGGAAAGCCATTTGCAGCAGGAAGTGCCATGCAAGCAATGCCGACCAGCTCACCCGTAGGATCTTCCCATAGTTCTCCTGCCCCAAGTAAACCCAGACCAACACCGCCACCTACACAGTCCATGGGTATACCCGATTCCAGTTCTTTACCCATGGATGTTGGTCATACTGGAGACGATGGAAAAGGCAAAAA TACGAAAATTGAACAAGCCGATTCCATGCAAGAAAGCACGTCTGACTTGACTCCAGACTTAAGTATAGTAAAGGTGGAGGCAGCTCTGGGTGAAGGTGAAACGGGAGGACTGGACATGCACGTTGATATGGCTGAACAAAGTATAATGCAAATGCAAGCTGGCACATCACATCAGGAGGAATTTGAAGAACCGAGTGACGCGGAAATAGAGGAATGGGCCCGAGAGGAAATGTCAAATGAAGGTGCTAATATGAGTGGCGATCCAAACAGTTCTTGGTATATGGGCTCTTACAAAG GCTCCAGTGTCGGAGACCGGTTTCCCCTGCCACCAGGTGTCGACACCAGTCCTTCCGGGATTTATAAATGTGGGATATGTAACGTTGGTTTTGAATCGAGAGAGAAGCTTGACGAACACAAAAAGATCCATTCTCTTTCTGGATTCCTCTGTCATGTTCCTCCCTGTCCAAAACGTTTCACGAATCCGATGTTCCTGAAAGATCACCTCTTAAAAGACCATGGATGTAGTTACGTTCATTTCTGCCTGGATTGTGGCAAGGGGTTCAAGTCATCTGTAGGTTATAATAATCATCACAAGCTATATCATGGAGGGGCCCAGGGCTGTCCTTCCTGTCACATCTGTGGGAAAATATTCCCCACCAAGAGTAACCTCCTGGTGCATCTGAAAAAGCACTCCATTGACCGGCCATTTACCTGTCAAAAATGTGGCaaatcatacaaatacaaacaGACATACAAAGATCATTACTGTAACTAA
- the LOC138329648 gene encoding uncharacterized protein isoform X40 produces the protein MNYQKVYMNQIHSSSLLCQLSEMWKNQLLCDAIIKTGQIITKAHRVVLVAACPMLQSMENAAAGSHLEVRLAADIKQDSVNTFLQYLYEGFMMLTEENVRDVEKIARLLQVDSVIKCVADFYKCMHAKTGIAFPGTQFKYNFNDLIEFRHVRVTDLQKTVHDGAGKRMSDFPRPGSPGSKRPRLNRGGSPSDVTVIGADKADDTASMSHSYMAGPPDPWDRVPKLGSGMGRHGATGRSNSQPGVIEIVEESIELVQTEPPEKDSGQSSSRSSQKTSSVSIAIASQYNTDPDLSIVNVTEKPSSATQPPGPSSSSSTPQHGSITVSPLTVFQDSQHAQSSPSSSSSSRDMPGLASSSSSSDRQTSFRQEQPFSGFSQKSDDSLYSPSKHHQPRTSEPHTTSTPQQRAPFPVSMAPSASLGKPFAAGSAMQAMPTSSPVGSSHSSPAPSKPRPTPPPTQSMGIPDSSSLPMDVGHTGDDGKGKNTKIEQADSMQESTSDLTPDLSIVKVEAALGEGETGGLDMHVDMAEQSIMQMQAGTSHQEEFEEPSDAEIEEWAREEMSNEGANMSGDPNSSWYMGSYKGSGSIPDVHALTMGNSHQLHDNLLPSVYFDQMYKYNFKKPSSGTVGSTNSPYARTVVKWKQELNADWLDFEVEGDTVVELSCRVCKEYSVHKTSPYVHGTKNVHKASVIFHMKSEAHAVALRIMHDIQSEKEK, from the exons ATGAATTACCAGAAGGTTTACATGAACCAGATCCACTCCAGCTCCCTGCTGTGTCAGCTGTCCGAAATGTGGAAAAATCAACTGTTATGTGACGCTATCATCAAAACCGGTCAAATCATTACTAAA GCCCACCGAGTTGTACTGGTGGCAGCTTGTCCTATGCTACAGTCTATGGAAAACGCAGCAGCAGGCTCGCATCTAGAAGTTCGTCTAGCAGCCGACATCAAACAAGACTCTGTCAACACATTCCTACAGTATTTATATGAAGGATTCATGATGTTAACAGAAGAAAATGTTCGTGACGTTGAGAAAATAGCCAGACTTTTACAAGTAGACAGTGTTATCAAATGTGTCGCAGACTTTTACAAATGCATGCATGCCAAAACTGGCATTGCCTTTCCTGGTACTCAGTTTAAATACAACTTCAATGATCTGATAGAATTCCGCCATGTCCGTGTAACAGACTTACAAAAAACAGTCCACGATGGAGCAGGAAAGCGAATGTCAGATTTCCCCAGGCCAGGAAGTCCAGGAAGTAAGCGACCAAGGCTAAACAGAGGAGGCAGTCCCTCTGATGTGACTGTGATAGGGGCAGACAAAGCTGATGATACAGCCAGTATGTCCCATAGTTACATGGCTGGACCCCCAGATCCCTGGGACAGAGTCCCTAAACTCGGCTCAGGCATGGGTCGTCATGGTGCTACTGGGAGGTCAAACTCCCAGCCTGGTGTGATAGAAATTGTGGAAGAAAGTATTGAACTTGTACAGACAGAGCCGCCAGAAAAAGATTCTGGTCAATCTTCATCTCGTTCATCACAGAAAACTTCATCAGTATCCATCGCCATCGCTAGTCAATATAACACAGATCCAGATCTTAGTATTGTAAATGTTACCGAGAAACCCTCATCAGCGACACAACCGCCTGGACCAAGTAGTTCCTCCTCCACACCTCAGCATGGTTCTATTACAGTTAGTCCCTTAACAGTATTCCAGGATTCACAACATGCACAATCATCGCCATCCTCATCTTCATCCTCACGAGATATGCCAGGTCTTGcctcttcatcatcatcatcagaccGTCAAACCTCGTTTAGACAGGAACAACCATTCTCAGGATTTTCACAGAAATCGGATGACAGTTTATATTCTCCTTCTAAACATCACCAGCCTCGTACCTCAGAACCTCACACGACCAGCACTCCTCAACAACGTGCACCATTCCCCGTTTCCATGGCACCCTCGGCAAGTCTAGGAAAGCCATTTGCAGCAGGAAGTGCCATGCAAGCAATGCCGACCAGCTCACCCGTAGGATCTTCCCATAGTTCTCCTGCCCCAAGTAAACCCAGACCAACACCGCCACCTACACAGTCCATGGGTATACCCGATTCCAGTTCTTTACCCATGGATGTTGGTCATACTGGAGACGATGGAAAAGGCAAAAA TACGAAAATTGAACAAGCCGATTCCATGCAAGAAAGCACGTCTGACTTGACTCCAGACTTAAGTATAGTAAAGGTGGAGGCAGCTCTGGGTGAAGGTGAAACGGGAGGACTGGACATGCACGTTGATATGGCTGAACAAAGTATAATGCAAATGCAAGCTGGCACATCACATCAGGAGGAATTTGAAGAACCGAGTGACGCGGAAATAGAGGAATGGGCCCGAGAGGAAATGTCAAATGAAGGTGCTAATATGAGTGGCGATCCAAACAGTTCTTGGTATATGGGCTCTTACAAAG GTTCAGGCAGTATACCGGATGTTCACGCTCTCACAATGGGAAATTCTCATCAGCTCCACGATAACCTACTCCCCTCTGTATATTTCGATCAAATGTATAAGTATAATTTCAAAAAGCCATCCTCAGGTACAGTTGGCTCGACAAACTCACCTTACGCTAGAACAGTTGTCAAGTGGAAACAAGAGCTTAATGCTGATTGGCTAGACTTTGAGGTCGAAGGTGACACAGTTGTGGAATTATCTTGTAGAGTTTGTAAGGAATACTCTGTACATAAAACAAGCCCATATGTTCATGGAACTAAAAACGTTCATAAAGCCTCAGTGATTTTCCACATGAAAAGTGAGGCCCATGCAGTTGCATTAAGAATCATGCATGATATTCAGTCAGAAAAGGAAAAGTGA
- the LOC138329648 gene encoding uncharacterized protein isoform X32 — MNYQKVYMNQIHSSSLLCQLSEMWKNQLLCDAIIKTGQIITKAHRVVLVAACPMLQSMENAAAGSHLEVRLAADIKQDSVNTFLQYLYEGFMMLTEENVRDVEKIARLLQVDSVIKCVADFYKCMHAKTGIAFPGTQFKYNFNDLIEFRHVRVTDLQKTVHDGAGKRMSDFPRPGSPGSKRPRLNRGGSPSDVTVIGADKADDTASMSHSYMAGPPDPWDRVPKLGSGMGRHGATGRSNSQPGVIEIVEESIELVQTEPPEKDSGQSSSRSSQKTSSVSIAIASQYNTDPDLSIVNVTEKPSSATQPPGPSSSSSTPQHGSITVSPLTVFQDSQHAQSSPSSSSSSRDMPGLASSSSSSDRQTSFRQEQPFSGFSQKSDDSLYSPSKHHQPRTSEPHTTSTPQQRAPFPVSMAPSASLGKPFAAGSAMQAMPTSSPVGSSHSSPAPSKPRPTPPPTQSMGIPDSSSLPMDVGHTGDDGKGKNTKIEQADSMQESTSDLTPDLSIVKVEAALGEGETGGLDMHVDMAEQSIMQMQAGTSHQEEFEEPSDAEIEEWAREEMSNEGANMSGDPNSSWYMGSYKEKNKYRAVQTAFHPPFFCHENNEIPEGFYDDIPEEYRFDKISLLDMKLNSVSPGNFAKKLCVRLWREIYEDDSVRLTYSYYGGGVKGKNSLDERRKSYLRKYVLLFFPGCAIDTIWKSTIVPRINESLRRPEKRKAVQEDQVGMWG, encoded by the exons ATGAATTACCAGAAGGTTTACATGAACCAGATCCACTCCAGCTCCCTGCTGTGTCAGCTGTCCGAAATGTGGAAAAATCAACTGTTATGTGACGCTATCATCAAAACCGGTCAAATCATTACTAAA GCCCACCGAGTTGTACTGGTGGCAGCTTGTCCTATGCTACAGTCTATGGAAAACGCAGCAGCAGGCTCGCATCTAGAAGTTCGTCTAGCAGCCGACATCAAACAAGACTCTGTCAACACATTCCTACAGTATTTATATGAAGGATTCATGATGTTAACAGAAGAAAATGTTCGTGACGTTGAGAAAATAGCCAGACTTTTACAAGTAGACAGTGTTATCAAATGTGTCGCAGACTTTTACAAATGCATGCATGCCAAAACTGGCATTGCCTTTCCTGGTACTCAGTTTAAATACAACTTCAATGATCTGATAGAATTCCGCCATGTCCGTGTAACAGACTTACAAAAAACAGTCCACGATGGAGCAGGAAAGCGAATGTCAGATTTCCCCAGGCCAGGAAGTCCAGGAAGTAAGCGACCAAGGCTAAACAGAGGAGGCAGTCCCTCTGATGTGACTGTGATAGGGGCAGACAAAGCTGATGATACAGCCAGTATGTCCCATAGTTACATGGCTGGACCCCCAGATCCCTGGGACAGAGTCCCTAAACTCGGCTCAGGCATGGGTCGTCATGGTGCTACTGGGAGGTCAAACTCCCAGCCTGGTGTGATAGAAATTGTGGAAGAAAGTATTGAACTTGTACAGACAGAGCCGCCAGAAAAAGATTCTGGTCAATCTTCATCTCGTTCATCACAGAAAACTTCATCAGTATCCATCGCCATCGCTAGTCAATATAACACAGATCCAGATCTTAGTATTGTAAATGTTACCGAGAAACCCTCATCAGCGACACAACCGCCTGGACCAAGTAGTTCCTCCTCCACACCTCAGCATGGTTCTATTACAGTTAGTCCCTTAACAGTATTCCAGGATTCACAACATGCACAATCATCGCCATCCTCATCTTCATCCTCACGAGATATGCCAGGTCTTGcctcttcatcatcatcatcagaccGTCAAACCTCGTTTAGACAGGAACAACCATTCTCAGGATTTTCACAGAAATCGGATGACAGTTTATATTCTCCTTCTAAACATCACCAGCCTCGTACCTCAGAACCTCACACGACCAGCACTCCTCAACAACGTGCACCATTCCCCGTTTCCATGGCACCCTCGGCAAGTCTAGGAAAGCCATTTGCAGCAGGAAGTGCCATGCAAGCAATGCCGACCAGCTCACCCGTAGGATCTTCCCATAGTTCTCCTGCCCCAAGTAAACCCAGACCAACACCGCCACCTACACAGTCCATGGGTATACCCGATTCCAGTTCTTTACCCATGGATGTTGGTCATACTGGAGACGATGGAAAAGGCAAAAA TACGAAAATTGAACAAGCCGATTCCATGCAAGAAAGCACGTCTGACTTGACTCCAGACTTAAGTATAGTAAAGGTGGAGGCAGCTCTGGGTGAAGGTGAAACGGGAGGACTGGACATGCACGTTGATATGGCTGAACAAAGTATAATGCAAATGCAAGCTGGCACATCACATCAGGAGGAATTTGAAGAACCGAGTGACGCGGAAATAGAGGAATGGGCCCGAGAGGAAATGTCAAATGAAGGTGCTAATATGAGTGGCGATCCAAACAGTTCTTGGTATATGGGCTCTTACAAAG AGAAAAACAAATATCGGGCAGTTCAAACCGCATTTCATCCCCCTTTCTTCTGTCACGAGAACAATGAAATTCCTGAGGGATTTTATGATGACATACCAGAAGAATATAGATTTGACAAGATATCGCTTCTAGATATGAAATTGAACTCTGTAAGTCCAGGTAACTTTGCGAAGAAATTATGTGTGCGACTTTGGAGAGAAATCTATGAGGATGATAGTGTGAGGTTGACGTATTCATATTACGGTGGTGGCGTAAAGGGGAAGAATTCGTTGGATGAGAGACGGAAGTCCTACCTGAGAAAGTATGTTCTGCTGTTCTTCCCAGGTTGTGCCATTGATACAATCTGGAAGAGTACCATAGTTCCGAGGATCAATGAATCTTTACGTAGACCAGAAAAGAGAAAGGCAGTTCAGGAAGACCAAGTTGGAATGTGGGGTTGA
- the LOC138329648 gene encoding myoneurin-like isoform X21 translates to MNYQKVYMNQIHSSSLLCQLSEMWKNQLLCDAIIKTGQIITKAHRVVLVAACPMLQSMENAAAGSHLEVRLAADIKQDSVNTFLQYLYEGFMMLTEENVRDVEKIARLLQVDSVIKCVADFYKCMHAKTGIAFPGTQFKYNFNDLIEFRHVRVTDLQKTVHDGAGKRMSDFPRPGSPGSKRPRLNRGGSPSDVTVIGADKADDTASMSHSYMAGPPDPWDRVPKLGSGMGRHGATGRSNSQPGVIEIVEESIELVQTEPPEKDSGQSSSRSSQKTSSVSIAIASQYNTDPDLSIVNVTEKPSSATQPPGPSSSSSTPQHGSITVSPLTVFQDSQHAQSSPSSSSSSRDMPGLASSSSSSDRQTSFRQEQPFSGFSQKSDDSLYSPSKHHQPRTSEPHTTSTPQQRAPFPVSMAPSASLGKPFAAGSAMQAMPTSSPVGSSHSSPAPSKPRPTPPPTQSMGIPDSSSLPMDVGHTGDDGKGKNTKIEQADSMQESTSDLTPDLSIVKVEAALGEGETGGLDMHVDMAEQSIMQMQAGTSHQEEFEEPSDAEIEEWAREEMSNEGANMSGDPNSSWYMGSYKGEPVQKRAYQEDDGYPCNLCNIVYSKAEDLISHNRCHVASDTLRCHVCLHNFPSLSLLKRHMLQTHGHQYKQFCFECGRAFSGDWGLNAHNRLFHRPEAKSLICTVCRKIFSFDSQLQVHLKKHSDDQPYFCEICGRTYKYKRNLKQHTCSHMCDSINNKYKQN, encoded by the exons ATGAATTACCAGAAGGTTTACATGAACCAGATCCACTCCAGCTCCCTGCTGTGTCAGCTGTCCGAAATGTGGAAAAATCAACTGTTATGTGACGCTATCATCAAAACCGGTCAAATCATTACTAAA GCCCACCGAGTTGTACTGGTGGCAGCTTGTCCTATGCTACAGTCTATGGAAAACGCAGCAGCAGGCTCGCATCTAGAAGTTCGTCTAGCAGCCGACATCAAACAAGACTCTGTCAACACATTCCTACAGTATTTATATGAAGGATTCATGATGTTAACAGAAGAAAATGTTCGTGACGTTGAGAAAATAGCCAGACTTTTACAAGTAGACAGTGTTATCAAATGTGTCGCAGACTTTTACAAATGCATGCATGCCAAAACTGGCATTGCCTTTCCTGGTACTCAGTTTAAATACAACTTCAATGATCTGATAGAATTCCGCCATGTCCGTGTAACAGACTTACAAAAAACAGTCCACGATGGAGCAGGAAAGCGAATGTCAGATTTCCCCAGGCCAGGAAGTCCAGGAAGTAAGCGACCAAGGCTAAACAGAGGAGGCAGTCCCTCTGATGTGACTGTGATAGGGGCAGACAAAGCTGATGATACAGCCAGTATGTCCCATAGTTACATGGCTGGACCCCCAGATCCCTGGGACAGAGTCCCTAAACTCGGCTCAGGCATGGGTCGTCATGGTGCTACTGGGAGGTCAAACTCCCAGCCTGGTGTGATAGAAATTGTGGAAGAAAGTATTGAACTTGTACAGACAGAGCCGCCAGAAAAAGATTCTGGTCAATCTTCATCTCGTTCATCACAGAAAACTTCATCAGTATCCATCGCCATCGCTAGTCAATATAACACAGATCCAGATCTTAGTATTGTAAATGTTACCGAGAAACCCTCATCAGCGACACAACCGCCTGGACCAAGTAGTTCCTCCTCCACACCTCAGCATGGTTCTATTACAGTTAGTCCCTTAACAGTATTCCAGGATTCACAACATGCACAATCATCGCCATCCTCATCTTCATCCTCACGAGATATGCCAGGTCTTGcctcttcatcatcatcatcagaccGTCAAACCTCGTTTAGACAGGAACAACCATTCTCAGGATTTTCACAGAAATCGGATGACAGTTTATATTCTCCTTCTAAACATCACCAGCCTCGTACCTCAGAACCTCACACGACCAGCACTCCTCAACAACGTGCACCATTCCCCGTTTCCATGGCACCCTCGGCAAGTCTAGGAAAGCCATTTGCAGCAGGAAGTGCCATGCAAGCAATGCCGACCAGCTCACCCGTAGGATCTTCCCATAGTTCTCCTGCCCCAAGTAAACCCAGACCAACACCGCCACCTACACAGTCCATGGGTATACCCGATTCCAGTTCTTTACCCATGGATGTTGGTCATACTGGAGACGATGGAAAAGGCAAAAA TACGAAAATTGAACAAGCCGATTCCATGCAAGAAAGCACGTCTGACTTGACTCCAGACTTAAGTATAGTAAAGGTGGAGGCAGCTCTGGGTGAAGGTGAAACGGGAGGACTGGACATGCACGTTGATATGGCTGAACAAAGTATAATGCAAATGCAAGCTGGCACATCACATCAGGAGGAATTTGAAGAACCGAGTGACGCGGAAATAGAGGAATGGGCCCGAGAGGAAATGTCAAATGAAGGTGCTAATATGAGTGGCGATCCAAACAGTTCTTGGTATATGGGCTCTTACAAAG GTGAGCCCGTCCAAAAGCGAGCGTACCAGGAGGACGATGGCTACCCTTGTAATCTCTGCAACATTGTATACTCAAAGGCAGAAGATTTGATATCCCATAATCGCTGTCATGTAGCTAGCGACACCTTGAGGTGTCATGTCTGTCTCCACAACTTCCCTAGTCTTTCTCTACTCAAAAGACACATGCTACAAACCCACGGCCATCAGTATAAACAGTTCTGTTTCGAATGTGGACGAGCTTTCTCAGGAGACTGGGGCCTAAACGCCCACAATCGTTTGTTCCATCGTCCTGAGGCGAAGAGTCTCATCTGTACTGTGTGTAGGAAGATTTTCTCCTTTGACAGTCAGTTACAAGTTCATCTCAAGAAACATTCAGATGACCAGCCGTACTTCTGTGAAATTTGCGGGAGAACTTATAAATATAAACGTAACTTAAAACAGCACACCTGTTCTCatatgtgtgacagtatcaacaacaaatataaacaaaactga